TTTATTGAGTTTGTGCGATACCTATACCGTGAAGCAGCGACAAATGTGGCAGGACAATAAATTCTCACCGGAATTTATAGATGTGGGTCTAAAAGCATGAATTTTGATGGCCGGGTGTGTTATATAGTCTGTGTTGACATTGCTCTGTATCCGAATGGGTTTCATTTAATCtggttgtttgttttttaattttgatttcgtTGTTGCCAGACAGATAGAATATGCCTAAGCGAGGACGTCCACGCTCACAACCATCCCAAGTTGCAGGTAAATTTGCGGCTCTGCTTTTGGAATTCAATATCTTATAGGTCGATTTTGTGGTACGATTGTTCCATGTTTGCTTAATGCAGTATGTCTATATGTAAGTGTCATTATGTGCATTATATGATGCATTATGTAGGCTGTGCTGATTATAACTGACTAGATTCAGACAATATTATACTTATGAATTAACTATGTTGTTCTACGCATTATGTAACATAATATTTGCATTATGCTGTTGATATTATGTAGTAATATGGGGACTGATTCTGTGGTTTAAGCAACTCTGTCAAAGTTTACATATTGGTATTGTGTGGTGTGGGAGGTGCATTATGATTCCGTAACAATGCATTTGGTGGAGTGTATGACTGAGCATGAGTTGCAGACTTGATATGGTATACTAGTCTTCGTGTGTATTACATGTGCATTTGTGGGTGTACACAACGCATTGTGTGGTGTTTATGGTTAAGCCTTACACTTATGCACAATTATGTGTATGCATTATTTATTGTGGTCTATGCAGTATGTTACTTGATATCTGCATTATCTGCTTTGGCAAACGCATTATAGGTAGTATTTTTGCAAGATATGTTGTACCTGAACGGGTACTGATTCTGTGGTGTAAGCAACTATGTCAAAGTTTACatattgttattgtttggtgtgGGAGGTGCATTATGAATCCGTGTTTATGCATTTGGTGTAGTGTGTGGCTGACCTTGAGTTTTAGTGTTGATATGGTATACTAGTCTTTGTGTGTATTACATGTGCATTATTGGGTGAACTCaatgcattatgtatatatgtaagtGGCATTATGTGGCATAACTTATGCATTATTTAGGGTGGTTTTTTGTTAAGCACTACACTTAGGCACAATTAATTTTGTGCATTATCTATTGTGGACCGAGCATTATGTTTCATGATATCTGCATTATTCTGGGTATAATATGTATTAATACGTGTTGTGACTCTGTCAAAGTGTGCATATGGTTATGTTATGGATTAGTTATTTTGGAATGTGCATTATATATCAtatattgtgcattatgatGTCTTTAGCAGGCATAAATATGTTAAGTGGCTTAGATGTTTAAGAAACTCAGACAAGCTTCAATATGGTTACTCCTGCGTTTGGGTAGTGCATTATGAAGCTGTGATGTATTGTTGACATTGGTTACTAGTTATTTGGTGTAATACATATGCATTTTTCGGTgtacaaaatgcattatgtCGTATTATAGTTGCATTATGTCGAATACATTTTGCATTATAAAAGAGTATAATGAGGAGAATAGGAAGCACAACAGAGGTGTTGATTGTATTTGTTAATTGACTCACATTACAAACAAAGATCCAGGTTGTTGATTAAATGGATAAATATGTTATACAAGATATTTTAATGTGTTCTTCATTACATAGTTATTCTTCCCCATCTGGGGTGAACGACATCAGTACGTGGTCTGTTTTGATGTCACGGATggaaatatgaatataatagaCCACAGCCTTGCTGAATCTCATGCAACGTTCGGCGACAAGTATGGACACATACCCTCTCTGCTGGTACGTAATGCGCTTAATCGGTGTTGATGTATATTAGcacaaaaaaattcaataatgcTAATGCACAAGACAATTTCTATTTGTTGCAGAGGAAGTTCGTGGGTGCTGCACTGGACAAATGCAAAGAAACAAAAATGGCCGATCTCGTACGAAGCTGCACTACTAATGTGGTCTCAATGCCGTGGAGGAACAACGTGGTCACAATGGAGAATGGTGTGTACGTAATGCGCCACATGGAAACGTACTTTGGGGAGAAAGAAAAGGATTGGGATTGCGGGCTGAGTGCAAAAGGAACAAAAGGCTTAGAGATGTGTAGAATCAAGATTGCACGGACGCTCCTTACCTGTGCGCACAACACCCGAGGTTCTGCAAACCAAAATAAAGCGACAAAGTATTGGAGAGAGAGACCTGCAAAGTTCAATTTCGAGAGGTGGGTTGAAAATTATGGTCTGTAGCGAGTGATGGTTTTGCATATAGGTTGATGGGGTTAACGAAATCCTTGACTTTGTGGTTGATTTGTGAATTTGATACTGAAGTTTTTTTGCACCATTAAGATGCGTGTTAGGAGTTGACAATGTTTTTGGAATATGTAGTATGAATGGATTACAAGTAATTATTCAAACTTATAATACGTGCATTACTTTTATTTCTTTGTGCATTATTGTTAAAGATGATTGCATTATTTAGTAATAATGCATATTACATCCCACATAATGTAAATGACACGATACATTGTGCATCTTGTACAACAAACAGCGCACAAATACATTATACAGTACCATATAGTAAGGGGGTGTaaaatatgttatttgatttacGACTTTCTTTAAGCGAAGCATTTACAACTCGTTTAGTTTTTTGCGTACTTTTGTAATTGGTATATTATATTAGTGAAGCGTCACCGTCCATATCAGCCAAAAAAAATTGACATTACTTATGTTATGGGATGCATTGTTTTTGGAAAAGGGGATATAGTTACGTAGAGTAGAAATGcacattatttatttaaaagagTGTGTTATGCATCAACAAATTCTGTGTGACTTACTGTTTTGATGTTGTGCATTTACTTAAAGGATCCTTAACGTATTCCACGTTATGTAAAATAACACAGTATATAATGCACGGTATAacacaaataatgcacttattcaGAAATATATTATGTGCAGTACGTTTGTTTATGTAGTGCATTATGAATACTTGTTAAACCATTATTtacaatatattatgcattatgagatttATCCTGATTATATGCTTAAATTGATTTTGTGTAGTCCTTTACAGGCGACTAATTGTTTACTATCTTACGTACTTTTGTATTTGGGAGATTACATTTATCCGGgttatttgtgcattattttcataaaatcgTGCGTTATGCATCAACAAATGTTCATTATTTGGCAGGCAGTAGGGAACACAAGTATCCATGGCGTCATTGAGTtaactacacacatatatacagtaCTCTGACTTatatataatccaataattaaCCAACACATTCTACTAATGCAACAACCACCTGTTTCAACATATAACAGTACGTCAACAAATTTGAACAACAATACTAATAGAGCCCAACCAAAAGTTGTGAAGCGCTGTTTAGATAACATAACTCAAGCTGTTCTTTTACCCTTGCGCGCATCTTTCTCCATCGTCATCTCTTTAAGCAGTGAACAGTTCCTGGAGTCGTGATGACCCATCTCATCGCACGCCTTACACCGTCTAAGAGGCCTTGTTGCATTCTTTATTGCCTTCTCTCTCTTTGAAATCAGACGACTCGCAGAGCTGCTGGCGTGACCCTTCGTCTTCACGACATCCGGAGGATGAACCGCAACAGATTCAGGCCTTACCATTCCATAAAACTCTTCAACCATACGCCTCTTCTCAGCAGCTGAGGTTTCCGGAGTACCAGTTTCAAGAGAGTTACCAAGTTCTTCAACGCCACCTACAAATGCACGTAATACATCGATGTCGGTCTCAAACCGTCTAAGAAAACCATAAAACATCGAAATCGCCTGCATACTAGCGGTCCTTCAAATATTCGTATAACCTATACATCGCGCATAACGGATTATGCATTATACAGTCAATACAATGCATTAGGAATATTCATTGGGTGCATTATTTAAACCAAGTTTAGAAAGTACAATATGTACAGTGGAATCTGACGAGATTTATTTTTAGGTCGAACTCAAGCTCTTcttatatgtttttattaaagagtaggtactataccctagcccctaggattATTAAACCCTAACGGGACACAAGAAACGTGTGATAAACATCAATACTATAACCCATATTTATACCCTATACAGCGCAGCACACTTATTATGaattatatagtgaaaaatTTTCATTATACTTCATCAAATTGTGCATTACTTGTAGCGTTTAAAACGGACAAGCCGAGAGCTAAACCATGAAGGAATGTTTTATAATCAGTATCGCTCATTCTTTACTCAATCCTATACATTGCAATAACCCTACACTAATTCTCTAGCCCCCAAAATTGGGTAACCACAAGCCATGCCAAGAACCCTAATGGAAAACAACTGAAACATGGCCAAATTTATTTCCCAATATATCAAAACACACGAAATACGTGCCCAATAAGCAGCACATGCAGATTTACAGATCTGAATTTTTATTCATACCTCTGATACCTAGACATCTACACGCACACGGAGAACAAAACAATtgaattaccttcttccattattGACGGGAAAACGATTGCAACAACGCCGGCGAACCAATACGGTAAGACCTAGAATCCGGCAAACGAGACTCGACAATTGCAACGTCGgaaaaattttatgaaaattgcaAACATGGAAGAATGAAACATTGAGTCTAACTGcgtgagaaaaaataaaaggcaAGATCATGAAGGGAGTAAATCATGGATATTTCCATAACCACCAACAAATAGTTTCTCTATTATACCCTTCTGCGTATTAAACATGATTAAAATGtaatatttaatttcaaaattttcggcCATTGGATGGAGAAAATACACGGttgagattaagaaggaaaaaggaggaaatatgagaaaaggaaatgaatacaaccctatatatatatatatatatataatttgaatGTCATATTGTCAAGTATGAGATGCATCTttagatgtggttttcagttgAAATTATTAAGTTGTGACTTAGTTTTCATCTATTTATGTTGTCATCTCAATTCATATTCATGTTCTAAAACATGGTATATGAATTACGTTCTTTCAAAAAAATCGgattaatttattcataataaaataattattttactttttttggatgataaaaattaatcggagacttaatatatttattagaccatccacaataggcgcccagcgaccgcccagccgagcgccggcgctgggcggtctattgcagccgctcagcggctgagtggagagagaaaccgcgcagcgctgggcggttatgtggcgctgggcggtcggctgggcggtccgttcggcgctattgcagcgcccggatcgcccagcgcaccgcctagcgcgaaaaaataattttttttttcgaaacactatatatacgcgctttgttcgtcattttcattcgcacgaCTTGTTTTatcgagtactctctctatcttaatttctgttcaagatcaacaacgcaaaatgagtaatgctggtggtagtagtggtggtagcggaggggatgctgaggagtacgaacgtcgaatggccgaggcgttggacgcctatacgaccaacgcgataaaccaatggatggaaagggccttgcagccggcgatacctcgacctcccccagtggtccaccgccgcagtgtgattgatcgggatcacgtagctgcacatcagcgcctatacgaagactacttcacacaggagcctcggttcaacgccaaccttttcaggcgtcgttttaggatgaccaggaacctgtttatgcgtattgtcaacgctttggagtctcgatatctgtatttccgcttcagacacgatgcgtctggcagacccggccacacacctattcaaaagtgcactgcggcaatccggcagttggcctacggaggcgcgacagacatgtgggacgagtatctccacatcggtgagacgactgccttgcaatgtctgaagaatttctgtctgggagtgatagaagtattcggtgatcagtatctgcgaaagcctacccccgaagactgccaagatctgttgcggatgcacaggagtcagcatgggttcccgggtatgttaggcagcatggattgtatgcattgggactggaagaactgtcccgcagcctggaaggggttctacacgtccggctacaagggaaagaatcccacgatgatcctggaggccgtagctgattaccggctttggatttggcacgcgtattttgggatagctggttcgaacaacgacctcaacgtcctcaactcgtcgccacttttcaacgagcagtgtcagggcgtcggtccggccatcagttttgtcgccaacggcaaccaacatgatatgggctactacttggcggatgagatataccctaggtggcccgtctttgtgaagacgatccgatgcccaggagatgcgaagaaggcctactttgtggcacggcaggagtcggcgcgcaaggacgtggagcgcgcatttggtgtgctccagtctcgatgggcggcaattaagggtccaacgcgtttgtgggatgtccaatgcattgctgatatcatgtacgcatgtattatcatgcacaacatgattgtcgaagatgaaggtggcgaactgaccaattgggtcaacgacgataatgaagccggtccaagccacggcgtggccgcccccaacgtacggagtggggtacctcacgatgaagccggcctcttacaagcacacgccgacatgcgccaaacggcggctcatattcgactccaaaaggatttaattgaagagttatgggcacggaggattgaccgccattagttttttttaattatgtaattttttttaattaatgtactttttatattttattaatattagtgaattttctcgtttttgtgtcgtaaatttaattccgtatattgtatgatttttaattatttcattttgtatatatttgttaataatgatgtggatagtatgtggctgggctatggctgggctattgctgggctatttgcttgttttgatgatgtggcaggaggatttttagtgctaatgatgtggcaatggctgggctattgctgggctattgctattgtggatggccttagtgaTGCTAATTACAGTTTACAAATACCCCATGTTATCCATGGAAAGAgttttatttattcaaattaaatcatTTATCGAATttcatttgtgatttattttaattggCTGAAAACAGAATTGGGAAGAATGAATTACAACCGTTAACTTCAACGAACGTCCTCCTCAGTCCTCAACCTGCAAATCCACAGGCAACAAGATCCCATATGAATTCAAGAACATGCATGGATTCGCTCATTCTCTCACACCTCCCTCAATTCTCAGCTTAAACCCCCTTCCCAGATCTACTTCTCCGACTTTCCTTCCCAAATTTCGGCATGGGCAAAACGTCGAACACCTTGTGCGCGCACCCGAGGCCTTCCCGCGCAGTCACACTCAGCAGCtcaagaggaagaagatagGAAATTGCAGAGGCTCCCCCATCAGAGCGAGTGGGAGGGAGTCTCCTTACGAGGTTCTGGGCGTGTCTCCTGCTTCTACCAAAGATATAAAGAGGGCTTATCGGAAACTTGCTCTTAAGTATCATCCAGATGTGAACAAGGAGGTACCTTTACGTGTTTAACGATTCTCCTGCTGTTGTTATTTTCATCATTTCTTTCTAGATTGGTGAAAGTAAGGTGTTTTGATGTTTGTGCATTGGGTTAAGCTTATTGTTTGACGGGAGCATAAATaaggattttgataaaaaaaaatcgagtTTGATGTTTGAGAAACCCTAATGTGTTCCTCATTAGGAGGCAGAATAACAAAATAGACGTGAAATTGAAGATTCACCTTAACTTTTGTTGGATGAAAGCAACATTATCTCGTATTTCTGCATCATCAGCATACTTATCCAATTGTTTATATGTTGCCTACAGGCTGGTGCTCAAGAAAAATTCATGCGGATTAAGCATGCATATAACACACTGTTGACCTCAAAATCGAGAGGGCAATATGATGCTGGCAAGCAGGGATCTGATTATTCGTATTCAGCTGGAGGATACCAGACAAGTAGTAGAGAAGCTGAAGAAGAATTCTATGGATTAGGTAAAAGGCTTGCTTCAAAATCCATCCATTTTGCTTGTGTATGTCTAATTGTTGCATTGAACGgaaaatctttatattctgatCAACGGATCAAGTTGCATGATACCATCCTAACATCACTAGGAGGTCAATTGTTTACCATCTTGCATCTGCAACTTCAGGGTCAAACGTCTTGAGTTATACGTAACTTCCCTTTTGTGATGTCAGCACGTTTTCCCAATAGTTGAAGCATAGTTGATCATGGATTGCACAGGCACTCATACACATCACTTCTCTCTCTCAGTATAGTCCTTCACTTGTAGTATAATTATAACTCACACTAATGGTATTGTTGAATACAATATGATGATTTTTCCCCATTTAACTTGTAGCTATACTGCTTTAGTATCATGAAAAGCAAATGTGCAATTTATGATATTGCATTTCAACTGTTAGTAAATGCAtgtctttttctttctctaatgAAAAGTGTTTGTCCTCTGAACTTGCTCAATATTTGCGAAAACTGCTGCAACAGTGTTTATATATTTTGTCTTCAGCTTTCATGAACAGTGTTATTCCTCTGAACTTGCTAGCTCATTGTGAAAACTGCTGCATAAGAGTTCATATATTTTACCATAAGCTACTACGGTTTTTATTTCTGCTATAGTATCTATAAATGAATTATGACCTCGTTCAGCAGTGCATTGCCCTTCTGGAGGAGTTGAAGCCCTTTTTTCTGTTTATTCTTATAGTAACCCTCGATGATGCAGGTAACCTTTTCAGGGATGTCCAAATAACAATAGGTAGATGTATCCTCCTTGCGAGATCACCGTGGTCTCTAAATTCCTCACTTTCAATGTTAAATCTTCTTGGACACTTTGCATTTGCCTCTCTAGCtagtaaatttttatttttctacaaATGCTTCAGATATTTGTCTTATTGCTGCAGGGGATTTCTTCAGAGATCTTCAGGAAGAATTTCGCAACTGGGAGTCAACTGTTGATACTCAAGGAAAGCCAAAGAGCTTGTGGGAAGAGTTGTCGGTGAGATGCTTGATTAGCAACATTTAAGTTTCCCTGATTTCTTCACTCCCTGTAAATGTTTGTAGCCATTTAATTTATCAATCTGGGCAGGAAATTGGAGAAGAATTTGTTGAGTTCTTAGAGAAGGAGCTCAACATTTCAGATGAAGAGGTAGTTGAAAACAATGACAAAAATTCTTCAATGGGCCCTGATTCATATGGAACTAAGGGCGCAGCAAATGCTGACCGGAAGGAGGCTAATAAAGGAGGCGGCAGCATCAACGACAATATAGATGAGATTGAAGCAACCCTGGCCCAACTAAAAAAGGAACTGGGTCTATAAGTTAGGATTTGAGTTTTTGTCCTAATGCATTTGAGAATTGTGATTAGCGAATGTTATTGCTCGCCCTGGTACAGTTGAAATATCCAGTTTGCGATTGCTATGGCTCACCTGGTTCAGTCGGAATATGCAGTTGGCTCtagacacacacacacttgtGGTAAAAGAATTCTTTTGTTTGTTGTATAACTGCATCAGATTTCTGATTTGAAGTAGATGTCGAACTGTGTACCATGTGTAGAGttattgtatttatagaaatggcaatttttttctttggcttttattctttattttcaaGTTCCTTTCTCTTGTTGGGGTTGAGGAGAACAATGTAAGATACAAATAATAATATCTACGATTACTGCCCAacatatattactattattttaatgattcaACAATAAAAGTATAGTACAATTTcataaatataagaaaaatatattgGCAGTAGATTATTTTATAAGAGCATTGACAATGATAGGCCGATCAATCGAGCCTATGATCGGCTCCCACATCTGCCCCTCATTGTGGAAGAGAGGCTGATCATTGCCCCATTCCACCTCCCCCATTTTAGCCGTTGTATCAGCCCTCCGTTGTGGTGATAGGTGAAaactatactccctccgtcccggactactcgcacttatttcatTTCCGGGCGTCATAAGTTATTTgcactttttccatttttagtaaaaattatcacctacagccgcaattgttgactttgctatacactcattccttaatctccgtgccgaaaagaaaatgTGTGAGTAGtccgagacggagggagtatcattttgacatgatatgatttgatttgattgagATGACAATTTAAATAGATGAAAATTAAATCACCACTTAATCATTTTAACATGATTTGATTAACTCAAAACAAATCTAAAGATGCATCTCACATTTGACAATATGACATTcaaattatacatatatattactccctatGTCTCATTGAAGACGACTCACTTTTCCTTTTGGTTTGTCCCTACTAAGATGAcatattactaaaaatggaaacactcttctctctactttatttactctctccacttcacacacaaataaagttgcataaattttcgtgccgcccaaggaaggagtcatcttccttgggacggagggagtaagtaataaaaaatattgagaAGTGACATTACACTcgaggaaaaaaaaacaaaggcaTTTCCTCTGTCAGCagctaagagcatctgcaacggtggacggacgccgtctgtccgtgccagcggcacggaggaGGTCGTCCgctgctgcgctcgcgccgctggcacggcgctgctcgatgcatcgagcacgtccgtgtcagcgagcaggtgacgtggccctttgaatatttttatttttattttaaaaaaattcggtattaaattttaaaaatcgataaaaattaaaaaatatattttccaaatcccaaaaatatggccgtttttttgcccatttttctgaatttttttttttccccaaaatcatctataaatacacacattcatcatccatttatcacatcaaatcatctctcattcataattctcatatatactatctacaccttcatctctcactcaaaacctcaaattgatttcacccatcttatggcggaagcggagcgcgaagaacaagaatactacgaacaacatcgtgccgcttacgaagcatatgtcgcggcgaatacccccgctcctcctcctcaacgaactagatcaactcgccgctatgtccatcgtgaccgggagggagcccacgaaaggctcgt
This portion of the Salvia splendens isolate huo1 chromosome 10, SspV2, whole genome shotgun sequence genome encodes:
- the LOC121753225 gene encoding chaperone protein DnaJ-like isoform X1; its protein translation is MHGFAHSLTPPSILSLNPLPRSTSPTFLPKFRHGQNVEHLVRAPEAFPRSHTQQLKRKKIGNCRGSPIRASGRESPYEVLGVSPASTKDIKRAYRKLALKYHPDVNKEAGAQEKFMRIKHAYNTLLTSKSRGQYDAGKQGSDYSYSAGGYQTSSREAEEEFYGLGNLFRDVQITIGDFFRDLQEEFRNWESTVDTQGKPKSLWEELSEIGEEFVEFLEKELNISDEEVVENNDKNSSMGPDSYGTKGAANADRKEANKGGGSINDNIDEIEATLAQLKKELGL
- the LOC121753225 gene encoding chaperone protein DnaJ-like isoform X2 encodes the protein MHGFAHSLTPPSILSLNPLPRSTSPTFLPKFRHGQNVEHLVRAPEAFPRSHTQQLKRKKIGNCRGSPIRASGRESPYEVLGVSPASTKDIKRAYRKLALKYHPDVNKEAGAQEKFMRIKHAYNTLLTSKSRGQYDAGKQGSDYSYSAGGYQTSSREAEEEFYGLGDFFRDLQEEFRNWESTVDTQGKPKSLWEELSEIGEEFVEFLEKELNISDEEVVENNDKNSSMGPDSYGTKGAANADRKEANKGGGSINDNIDEIEATLAQLKKELGL